One window of Papio anubis isolate 15944 chromosome 10, Panubis1.0, whole genome shotgun sequence genomic DNA carries:
- the LOC101016965 gene encoding gamma-crystallin D-like: protein MGKITLYEDRGFQGRHYECSSDHPNLQPYLSRCNSVRVDSGCWMLYELPNYSGLQYFLRRGDYADHQQWMGLSDSVRSCRLIPHASSHRIRIHEREDCRGQMVEITEDCPSLQDRFHLSEIHSFNVLEGSWVLYELPNYRGRQYLLRPGDYRRCQDWGATDARVGSLRRAVELY, encoded by the exons ATGGGGAAG ATCACCCTCTACGAGGACCGGGGCTTCCAGGGCCGCCACTACGAATGCAGCAGCGACCACCCCAACCTGCAGCCCTACTTGAGCCGCTGCAATTCGGTGCGCGTGGACAGCGGCTGCTGGATGCTCTATGAGCTGCCCAACTACTCGGGCCTCCAATACTTCCTGCGCCGCGGCGACTATGCCGACCACCAGCAGTGGATGGGCCTCAGCGACTCGGTCCGCTCCTGCCGCCTCATCCCCCAC GCCAGTTCCCACAGGATCAGGATCCATGAGCGAGAGGATTGTAGGGGCCAGATGGTGGAGATCACTGAGGACTGTCCCTCCCTTCAAGACCGCTTCCACCTCAGTGAGATCCACTCCTTCAATGTGCTGGAGGGCTCCTGGGTCCTCTACGAGCTGCCCAACTACCGGGGGCGGCAGTACCTGCTGAGGCCAGGGGACTACAGGCGGTGCCAGGACTGGGGGGCCACAGATGCTAGAGTGGGCTCCCTGAGGAGAGCTGTGGAGCTCTACTGA